One window of Magallana gigas chromosome 2, xbMagGiga1.1, whole genome shotgun sequence genomic DNA carries:
- the LOC105336266 gene encoding protein mono-ADP-ribosyltransferase PARP15, translating into MAEWRASEESSNGYSSRAEGQWMNNGHSGSSRQTRSSDGDGSQSLDLSKICRDEEDMQLLARLLKCGKGKKVVSELEERYDCKIHIKFRTTPKRRFGRRRSQTPRQDQSQTQVVPMSASPFPLRLLKRMSEPSAPAYKSTSSTIQNTEVTVKQGDITKETADVIVNVVGPDLDFQKSVISKFICKAGGSALVKALKGVKSRQKGVSVITTVGGNLKCKFVYTVVLQPWTDMMAQKGFPQIVEECFQMCIQGGMTSISLPMLGCGRMLQYPVKTTAETMMQTACKAISTGQLKQVTFVAYSPSEYDALTHVLRQTNSGASCGSAASSNADDSDDDGDAISCSISVSLLTKTRQDVVGKVLSGLDDRLLCTEHITNPENKCLPLRMKGRIHETASKRGQRHIRLEIDQKSGNIDLKGERDHVKACKREIITMLIGTVNTSDKLKCSPEFWSSLAHEFTQTPPYWTHFPKCRPLPEVFRLYQVNRKPVVVPVDSITDAAVRSLVYGTWDKQAVGQGRDAVGLSHSSIKIYSVERIENLELFAKYAIKRQEFFRALADDGTYEFPRLEDLPFPNKGPIQTHAKLTTPLKEEIFPEINEHYMFHGTKPDVLQTIIHQGLDFRMSSANAMFGMGIYGAESSTKADQYVDSKTDRTPGKKRMLLMRMLIGKSYLCLDSNPKKYRRPPCTSSGCMRDNCVDMHDRFDSVVGDGPWLFREFVVYAVDQCYPEYIITYERV; encoded by the exons ATGGCGGAGTGGCGTGCTAGTGAAGAAAGCAGTAACGGATATTCTTCACGAGCCGAGGGACAGTGGATGAATAATGGCCATTCTGGCTCGTCCAGGCAGACTAGGTCCAGTGACGGGGATGGTTCACAGAGCTTGGATCTGTCAAAAATCTGCAGAGACG AGGAAGACATGCAGCTACTGGCACGTTTGCTGAAATGCGGAAAAGGAAAGAAAGTGGTATCCGAACTGGAAGAGAGATACGACTGTAAAATCCACATCAAGTTCAGGACGACTCCCAAGAGGCGCTTTGGGCGGAGGCGTTCCCAAACCCCCCGACAGGACCAGAGTCAGACTCAGGT GGTTCCTATGTCGGCATCTCCATTTCCATTGAGACTTCTGAAAAGAATGTCCGAACCGTCTGCCCCAGCGTATAAGTCGACGTCATCCACTATTCAGAACACAGAGGTCACGGTCAAACAGGGTGACATCACCAAGGAAACG GCGGATGTTATAGTGAATGTAGTGGGGCCAGATCTGGATTTTCAGAAAAGTGTCATTTCCAAATTTATCTGCAAGGCTGGGGGAAGTGCTCTAGTAAAG GCTCTTAAGGGCGTAAAATCACGACAGAAAGGTGTCAGCGTCATCACAACAGTTGGCGGAAACCTTAAATGCAAGTTCGTGTACACGGTCGTACTCCAACCCTGGACAGACATGATGGCACAAAAG GGATTTCCACAGATAGTGGAAGAGTGCTTCCAGATGTGTATTCAGGGTGGAATGACGTCTATATCTCTACCCATGTTAGGATGTGGGAGAATGTTACAATATCCAGTCAAAACCACCGCTGAAACAATGATGCAGACGGCTTGCAAAGCCATTTCAACAGGTCAACTCAAA CAGGTAACCTTTGTTGCGTACAGTCCTTCCGAATACGATGCTTTGACGCATGTGCTTCGTCAAACAAACAGCGGTGCCTCTTGTGGCTCAGCAGCCTCATCTAATGCTG aTGATTCCGATGATGACGGCGATGCGATAAGTTGTTCTATATCTGTGTCACTACTCACCAAAACGAGGCAAGACGTTGTCGGCAAGGTTCTCTCCGGCCTCGACGACAGACTTCTGTGCACGGAACACATCACAAATCCAGAAAACAAATGTCTGCCTCTAAGAATGAAGGGACGCATTCACGAAACGGCGTCCAAAAGAGGCCAAAGACACATACGCCTGGAAATCG ATCAAAAGTCGGGTAACATCGATTTAAAAGGGGAAAGAGACCACGTCAAGGCCTGCAAGAGAGAAATCATCACCATGCTGATTGGCACTGTAAATACCTCGGACAAACTGAAGTGCTCGCCGGAGTTCTGGTCCAGCCTTGCTCACGAGTTCACGCAGACGCCTCCATATTGGACTCACTTTCCGAAGTGCCGCCCTTTGCCCGAGGTGTTCCGACTATATCAGGTCAATCGTAAACCTGTAGTGGTGCCCGTGGACAGCATCACTGACGCGGCCGTACGGAGCCTCGTTTACGGCACCTGGGACAAGCAAGCCGTCGGTCAGGGTCGCGACGCGGTGGGACTGAGCCATTCCTCTATCAAAATTTACAGTGTAGAACGGATCGAAAACCTTGAACTATTCGCTAAATATGCCATCAAACGGCAGGAGTTTTTCCGCGCTTTGGCAGACGACGGAACATACGAATTTCCGCGCCTTGAGGATCTTCCATTCCCAAATAAAGGGCCGATTCAGACGCACGCCAAATTAACAACCCCGCTCAAGGAAGAAATTTTCCCGGAAATTAACGAAcattacatgtttcatggaacTAAGCCAGATGTTTTACAAACCATCATTCATCAAGGACTAGACTTTAGGATGAGTAGTGCAAATGCCATGTTCGGAATGGGGATTTACGGGGCCGAGAGTTCGACAAAAGCCGATCAGTATGTGG ATTCTAAAACCGACCGAACTCCTGGCAAGAAAAGAATGCTTTTGATGCGGATGCTCATTGGCAAATCATACCTATGCTTGGACTCGAACCCCAAGAAATACAGAAGACCTCCCTGTACCAGTTCCGGTTGCATGCGCGACAACTGTGTCGATATGCACGACCGATTCGACAGCGTTGTGGGTGATGGACCGTGGCTGTTCCGGGAATTCGTCGTGTATGCCGTGGACCAATGTTACCCCGAGTATATTATCACGTATGAGCGAGTGTAA